ACCTATCTCAACCGTGCTGTTCCATAAGCCGTTCCATCGGGATCATGTTGTAGTTCAGACGAGTCATGATCCATCCAAGCCGTCTTACGACCTCTCATCCCCCGTTCCGACATGAGATGTCGCTGGCTCGACGCTCGGGAACGTTACCTTCATCCTGCACCGGCGTCAAATAGCTGTAGCTTGAAAGAGTCACGTCCTGCACTGAGGAGGCTTCCAGGATCTCGGCGTGACCATCGCCAACGCCTTCGCGGGGGTAGCTGATGAATTGGTCGACGGCCCTTGTTACTCCTCGTTTCCAGCAGCTGCAGTCGTGCCACAGACGCGTGGCTAGAGGAGATGGTAAGGGAGACGGAGATTATTCGCAGACTCGAGCTCTTCAGCATCGTGTTCTTTGCGCTAGTCGCCGGCTTGTTGAGCGGAGGAGTCACCTCTTCGCTGCAGACGAGGCAAAGCGTGCCATGTTTGTATCCGCCACGGGCGCCATCTCTCACCACTGCTAGCAAGTCCATTCCTTAGGTAGCAACGCGCATTGCTCCGAGCGGTCCAGAATCTCGCCTATACGATCAAGTTTCCCGTATCGTGTCGCCGGCCGGTAACAACTGATTGCCGGTCCAACCTTTATTCTGTCCGTATCTTCTGCTACTTGGACACTCATCGCACAGCGCAGTAGGAGGGACCGAACCGATGGGACGCGAGCTATCACTATTCGTGGGAACGTTCACGACCTTGCTCGCGATCATCAATCCGCTCGAAGTCCTCCCCGTCTACCTTAAGCTGTTGGTCGGCAAAGATGAGGCGACACATCGCGCAGTGGCCTGGAAGGCCTGCCTATATTCGCTATTACTCTGCTTCTTCTTCTTCTTCATTTTCGGCGCATTCATCCTTCGGCTATTTGGCGTTCCGCTCAGCATGCTTCGCATCGTCGGCGGAATCATTCTGATGAAGATTGGTTTTGAGCTGTTCATGCCCAAAAAGTCGGGCGGCGACTTGGACATGTCCGGCGCAAACGCAGGAGACGCCAACATCGCCTTTGTTCCCCTCGCGATGCCGCTCATGTTCGGACCAGGGGGGATCGCCACGATCATCGGAATGACTTCGATAATCAAGGATTTCCACGTCCGAAATCGGTTCCCTTGTCGCAATTTCGGCAGCGATTGTGGCGACTATGGCAGTCACCTACCTCTGCCTGGCCTATGCGGAGAGGTTGACGCGGCGCATAGGACCCATGGGCATCGATGCGACTACTCGCATTGTCGGAGTCTTTGTTTCCGCGATAGGAGTCGGCCTGATCTTCGATGGAGTGATAGAAGCCCTGGAATTGCACGGGCTTAAATCATTACACTAAATCTGGCCCATCGCGTCATTTCGCGGCGCCGCGGAATTTGGCCGCCATCCGTGCATAACGGACTCGGGGGAGCCGTCCGCCGGCAGATTCATGGCTTCACGGACTGGTCAGGCAACCGCAGCGAATTTACAATCCGGGATATCGCTAGCTACTCTGTGAACTGATCTTCTCGATCATATCGAGATGCATTTGCAGAGTAGGCAAAGTCTTGGCCGCAAAGGCCTGAAGTTCCGCATCACTTCCCTCTTTGATGTACTTGCCAAACAGCTCGACAGCCTCTTGATGCGCCTTGACCTGCATCTTGACGTAGGTTTCCTCTCGGTTGTCGGCGGCTTTAAGCTTGTGGATCAGCTCGCGATGTTTTTTGTCGAGATTGTCGGGCACAGGGTATTTGCCGCCCGCAGCTGCTTTCAGTTCTTCCGCAGCCGCTTTGTGGTCGGAAATCATTTTTTGTGCGAAGGGTTTGATTTCCGGGTTGGTTGAACCGAGCATCAGTTCACTCGAGAGAATTTCGAAGTTGCCCGCTATACCTGCCTTTTCGACAAATTCAGCCGGCGAGGGCACACCGGCCGCAGCCGGCCAGGAATTGTAGTAAAAGCTTATGGCAGTGAGTGACGTCAGCGCTGTCGCGCGAAGAAAGTCCTGTCGGTTCATGGCCAAGTCCTCAGCATGGATGACCCATCATCAAGTTTTCCCAGCCGTCTAGGTTCCATCGCGCTCTCGCCGCCTTGCGCGGGCAGGCCGAAACCGGTCTGATCAAAAATTCCGCAGGCACGACCGGTGCTGCCCGAAAAGGCGCTGCGCTGCACAATGGACGGGCAGGGGATGACTAGCCAAAGTGAGCGAGCAAGATTTGTCCGACATCTTTTTATAAGTAATTTCAATGATATAGACAAAATCTGTTTGTCTCTATAGATCTGGCACGACGGTTGCTAGGGTTATTGCATCGCAATATGGTCATTGGGGTTCCTCCCATCTCCTCAAGCGACGATTGCGCAACTCAGGTGCTCGGGGGTTCCGCCCTCTCCGCACCAGGGGGCAGGCTGGTCAATGGTTGCGCCCGTCTGCCCCCGCCCATTTTTCACGAAGACATCTAATCCGGCTGCCGCAGCGCCTTGGCGACGGCTTTCTGCGCATCGAAAGCGGCGCGCCGTCGCGTGATCTCCTCGGGCGAGAGCCTGTCGATATTGCAGTAATCGAGTTTCCACGCCGCCGAGGCGCTCCAGCGCAAGGGCGACTGCACGGTGGTGCGCGCCGCCGGCGCGGCCGCGAGCAGCTGCACGGCCAGATCCAGCGTCATGTCCTGCGATGCCTCGTCCCCGGGGCGTCCGGCGGAATTGCCGAGCGGGAAATCGGAGAACAGGAAGCGCGGCACGCCGACATATTCGACAATGTCCTTG
This genomic stretch from Nordella sp. HKS 07 harbors:
- a CDS encoding MarC family protein, which translates into the protein MAVTYLCLAYAERLTRRIGPMGIDATTRIVGVFVSAIGVGLIFDGVIEALELHGLKSLH
- a CDS encoding DUF4142 domain-containing protein yields the protein MNRQDFLRATALTSLTAISFYYNSWPAAAGVPSPAEFVEKAGIAGNFEILSSELMLGSTNPEIKPFAQKMISDHKAAAEELKAAAGGKYPVPDNLDKKHRELIHKLKAADNREETYVKMQVKAHQEAVELFGKYIKEGSDAELQAFAAKTLPTLQMHLDMIEKISSQSS